The nucleotide sequence GTAAATATTGAATAAAAATACCAAATAAAGTACAATTTATATGAAATATAATTTTAACAAAGTGAGGATAAATTAATGTACGGTAGTTTGATTCGCATAAAAGAGATAATTAACGATTTAAATCCATCAGAAAGAAAAATAGCAGAATACATTTTAAATAATTCTAAGGCAATATCAGATTTATCTATAAAGGAGCTTGCAGGTAAAAGTGGTTCTTCCAAGTCAGCTGTAGTAAGGCTTTGCAAAATTTTAAACTATAAGGGATATAAGGAGTTTAGAATAGCTATAGCTAAGGATACGGTTAATGTGGACAAAGAAGAAAATAGGTATACAGATATAAATCCAAAGGATGATTTACATACAATAATAAAGAATATAAGCTACAATAATAAAAAATCAATAGATAATACGATGGAGGTATTATCAGAGGAATTAGTTGAAAAAGCTTCAGAGGCCATTTCAAAGGCATACAGAGTTGATTTTTACGGCATAGGGGCATCTTATATAGT is from Clostridium acetobutylicum ATCC 824 and encodes:
- a CDS encoding MurR/RpiR family transcriptional regulator, producing MYGSLIRIKEIINDLNPSERKIAEYILNNSKAISDLSIKELAGKSGSSKSAVVRLCKILNYKGYKEFRIAIAKDTVNVDKEENRYTDINPKDDLHTIIKNISYNNKKSIDNTMEVLSEELVEKASEAISKAYRVDFYGIGASYIVAMDAFQKFMRINKNVRATPDTHLQVEFASNLKKGDVAVAISYTGETKDTFESIKAAKEAGATTISVTKFGSNSISDLCDINLFVLSPEITFRSGAMSSRIAQLNVIDILFTSVAGRMFEEVKEFLENTRKSTRVKRIK